In a genomic window of Streptomyces sp. SJL17-4:
- a CDS encoding NUDIX domain-containing protein: MQWTKLSERSVYENRWFQVNLADVELPDGRHLDHYLIRLRPVAVATAVSEADEVLMLWRHRFITDSWGWELAAGVVEDGEEIEAAAAREMEEETGWRPGPLRHLLTVEPSNGLTDARHHLYWAETATYTGPPEDAFESSRRAWVPLKQVPDMIARGEVPAANMAAGLLMLHHLRLG, translated from the coding sequence GTGCAGTGGACGAAACTGAGCGAACGCTCTGTCTATGAGAATCGCTGGTTCCAGGTGAACCTCGCGGACGTCGAACTCCCGGACGGCCGCCACCTCGACCACTATCTGATCCGGCTCCGTCCGGTCGCCGTCGCGACAGCCGTCAGCGAGGCCGACGAAGTCCTGATGCTCTGGCGCCATCGTTTCATCACCGACAGCTGGGGCTGGGAGCTGGCCGCAGGAGTCGTCGAGGACGGAGAGGAGATCGAAGCCGCCGCCGCCCGTGAGATGGAGGAGGAGACCGGCTGGCGGCCGGGGCCGCTGCGCCATCTCCTCACCGTCGAGCCGTCCAACGGCCTCACCGACGCCCGTCACCACCTCTACTGGGCGGAGACGGCCACCTACACCGGACCGCCCGAGGACGCCTTCGAGTCCTCACGGCGGGCCTGGGTACCGCTGAAACAGGTCCCCGACATGATCGCCCGGGGCGAGGTCCCGGCCGCGAACATGGCCGCCGGGCTGCTGATGCTCCACCATCTGCGCCTGGGCTGA
- a CDS encoding histidine phosphatase family protein yields MSLRVTLVTAARSSSLLAERFDDDRPLDEAGWYEVQQAAPALIPLGAAELRYCSPTPRSRATGTALGYAPLAQPALRDCDMGRWRGLTLAEVAALEPAAVDAWLTDARAAPHGGEPLLAFITRIGNWLDTRPADDGEIVAVAEPSVVRAALVYALKAPPATYWNVDVRPLSTVTLTGRPGLWHLQLDAALR; encoded by the coding sequence ATGAGTCTTAGGGTGACGCTCGTCACGGCGGCACGCAGCTCCTCCCTGCTCGCCGAACGCTTCGACGACGACCGGCCACTGGACGAGGCCGGGTGGTACGAGGTGCAGCAGGCCGCGCCCGCGCTCATCCCGCTCGGCGCGGCCGAACTGCGCTACTGCTCCCCGACCCCGCGCAGCCGCGCCACCGGCACCGCCCTCGGCTACGCCCCCCTCGCCCAGCCCGCGCTCCGCGACTGCGACATGGGCCGCTGGCGCGGCCTGACCCTCGCCGAGGTCGCCGCCCTCGAACCGGCCGCCGTCGACGCCTGGCTCACCGACGCCCGCGCCGCCCCGCACGGCGGCGAACCCCTCCTCGCCTTCATCACCCGGATAGGGAACTGGCTCGACACCCGCCCCGCCGACGACGGCGAGATCGTCGCCGTCGCCGAACCCTCCGTCGTACGGGCCGCCCTCGTGTACGCCCTGAAGGCGCCGCCCGCCACGTATTGGAACGTCGACGTGCGCCCCCTCTCCACCGTCACCCTCACCGGCCGCCCCGGCCTCTGGCACCTCCAGCTCGACGCGGCCCTGCGCTGA
- a CDS encoding VOC family protein, with translation MIIDARTHIRVARPSRDLAAAERFYVDGLGLEVQWRTTERVSGHHDLLMVGPKGGGWHFELTRDPERPVEPAPTVEDLFVVYLGAPVEEAQVERLLAAGGTRVAAHNPYWDEFGVTVEDPDGYQLVLCSRSWGA, from the coding sequence ATGATCATCGATGCGCGGACCCACATAAGGGTCGCCCGCCCCTCGCGGGATCTGGCCGCCGCCGAGCGGTTCTACGTCGACGGGCTCGGGCTCGAGGTGCAGTGGCGGACCACCGAGCGGGTGTCCGGCCACCACGACCTGCTCATGGTCGGTCCCAAGGGCGGTGGTTGGCACTTCGAGCTGACCCGTGACCCCGAGCGCCCCGTGGAACCGGCCCCGACCGTCGAGGACCTGTTCGTGGTCTATCTCGGGGCGCCCGTGGAGGAGGCTCAGGTGGAGCGGCTGCTCGCCGCCGGCGGCACGCGGGTGGCCGCGCACAACCCGTACTGGGACGAGTTCGGCGTGACCGTCGAGGACCCCGACGGCTATCAGCTCGTCCTGTGCTCGCGCAGCTGGGGCGCATGA
- a CDS encoding DMT family transporter — MRAQDSATAPRTIAVTTADESAAGPGGAAAHDGATRTGRAAAHDGAARTGSASRTGGGSTAAALGAPSGTSDSRIDPLPRGTLLSALGVVAFSLTFPSTVWGLESFGPWSLVAVRSTLAALIAGVFLLVGRVPLPERRHWAGLAVVAGGVVIGFPLLTTLALQTSTTSHAAVVVGLLPLTTAAFAALRTKRRPSRTFWFAAVSGAVVVLAFTVQQSGGAVSRGDLYLFGALLVCAAGYTEGGRLARLMPGWHVVGWALILCLPLMAVGSAVALSVEPVHLNAHGVIGLVWVAAGSTFFGLYVWYRGMASIGIPKASQLQLAQPLLTLVWSVVLLGETLPLAAPLAAVAVLVCIAVTQRAKS; from the coding sequence ATGAGAGCACAGGATAGCGCTACTGCCCCCAGGACGATAGCGGTCACCACGGCGGACGAAAGCGCCGCGGGCCCCGGAGGGGCCGCCGCTCACGACGGAGCCACCCGCACCGGAAGGGCCGCCGCTCACGACGGGGCCGCCCGCACCGGAAGCGCCTCACGCACCGGCGGCGGCTCGACGGCGGCCGCCCTCGGCGCCCCTTCCGGCACGAGCGACAGCCGTATCGACCCGCTCCCCCGCGGCACCCTGCTCTCGGCCCTCGGTGTGGTCGCCTTCTCGCTCACGTTCCCGTCGACCGTCTGGGGCCTGGAGAGCTTCGGCCCCTGGTCGCTCGTGGCCGTGCGCTCCACGCTCGCCGCCCTCATCGCGGGCGTGTTCCTCCTGGTCGGCCGGGTTCCGCTGCCGGAGCGCCGGCACTGGGCGGGCCTCGCCGTGGTCGCCGGCGGTGTCGTCATCGGCTTCCCGCTCCTGACGACCCTGGCCCTGCAGACCTCCACCACCTCGCACGCCGCCGTGGTCGTCGGCCTGCTGCCGCTCACCACGGCGGCCTTCGCCGCGCTGCGGACCAAGCGCCGGCCGTCCCGTACCTTCTGGTTCGCCGCCGTGTCGGGCGCGGTCGTCGTGCTCGCCTTCACGGTCCAGCAGAGCGGCGGGGCCGTGTCGCGGGGCGACCTCTACCTGTTCGGCGCGCTCCTCGTGTGCGCGGCCGGCTACACCGAGGGCGGCCGTCTCGCACGGCTCATGCCGGGCTGGCACGTCGTCGGCTGGGCCCTGATCCTCTGCCTGCCGCTGATGGCCGTCGGCTCGGCCGTGGCGCTCTCCGTGGAGCCGGTCCATCTCAACGCCCACGGCGTCATCGGCCTGGTGTGGGTCGCGGCCGGTTCGACCTTCTTCGGTCTGTACGTCTGGTACCGGGGCATGGCCTCGATCGGCATCCCCAAGGCCAGCCAGCTCCAGCTCGCGCAGCCGCTCCTCACCCTGGTCTGGTCGGTCGTGCTGCTCGGCGAGACCCTGCCGCTCGCCGCCCCGCTCGCGGCGGTGGCCGTGCTCGTCTGCATCGCGGTGACGCAGCGGGCGAAGAGCTGA
- a CDS encoding GNAT family N-acetyltransferase encodes MSDTTATDTPVMHGAYEISADPARIDATRVHHWLSTDSYWAHGRPREKQDRAIAGSLNLGAYDRETGEMAAYARVVTDYATFAWLCDVYVDRPARGTGLGTALVAAVRDHLAPYGLRRIMLATADAHGVYEKVGFTPLQNPDKWMALGQQ; translated from the coding sequence ATGAGCGACACCACCGCCACGGACACCCCCGTCATGCACGGGGCGTACGAGATCTCAGCCGACCCCGCCCGGATCGACGCCACCCGGGTGCACCACTGGCTGTCCACGGACTCCTACTGGGCACACGGCCGACCTCGGGAGAAGCAGGACCGGGCCATCGCGGGCTCGCTCAACCTCGGTGCCTACGACCGGGAGACCGGCGAGATGGCCGCCTACGCGCGCGTCGTCACCGACTACGCCACCTTCGCCTGGCTCTGCGACGTCTACGTCGACCGCCCGGCCCGCGGCACCGGCCTCGGCACGGCGCTCGTCGCCGCCGTCCGCGACCACCTCGCGCCGTACGGACTGCGCCGCATCATGCTCGCCACCGCCGACGCGCACGGCGTGTACGAGAAGGTGGGTTTCACGCCACTGCAGAATCCGGACAAGTGGATGGCTCTCGGGCAGCAGTGA
- a CDS encoding ABC-F family ATP-binding cassette domain-containing protein produces MITVRGADVRVGARLLLSGVSCHVAPGDRIGFGRNGAGKTTLLDTFAGLRAPAAGTVTRTGTVGHLAQDSRAADPTVTVTDRILSARGLDRAVRRLAEAARRLGEAPDARALAAYDRAESAFEAGGGYAAEAEAARVAAGLGLPAEVMDRPVGRLSGGQKRRVELARILFAGHGRDDTLLLDEPTNHLDADSIGWLRGHLAAHRGGLVLISHDVRLLADTVNRVFHLDPGRAALDVHNTGWQAYLAQRETDERRRVRERANAERKAAALHAQADRIKSRVATATTARSMARRADRMLAGLDPARQAERVARIRLPEPAPCGRMPLGAVALTKAYGARPVLDGVDLAVDRGSRLVVLGLNGAGKTTLLRILAGQEVPDTGRVVHGHGLRLGYFAQEHDTLDQGRTVRENLAAAAPQLTDGEVRAVLGAFLFRGDDADKPAGVLSGGEKTRLALAALVHSGANVLLLDEPTNNLDPASRDEVLAALGTYPGAIVMVTHDEEALDALRPERVLLLPDADEDLWSEEYRGLVSLA; encoded by the coding sequence ATGATCACCGTTCGTGGTGCCGACGTGCGCGTCGGCGCCCGGCTCCTGCTGTCCGGCGTCTCCTGCCACGTCGCCCCCGGCGACAGGATCGGCTTCGGCCGCAACGGAGCCGGCAAGACCACCCTGCTCGACACGTTCGCCGGGCTGCGCGCCCCCGCCGCCGGCACCGTCACCCGTACCGGCACCGTCGGTCATCTCGCCCAGGACTCACGGGCCGCCGACCCCACCGTGACCGTCACCGACCGGATCCTGTCCGCGCGGGGCCTCGACCGGGCGGTCCGGCGGCTCGCGGAGGCCGCCCGCCGGCTCGGCGAGGCACCCGACGCGCGGGCGCTCGCCGCCTACGACCGGGCCGAGTCCGCCTTCGAGGCGGGCGGCGGCTACGCGGCCGAGGCGGAGGCCGCCCGAGTCGCCGCCGGGCTCGGCCTGCCCGCCGAGGTCATGGACCGGCCCGTCGGCCGGCTGTCCGGCGGCCAGAAGCGCCGGGTGGAGCTGGCCAGGATCCTCTTCGCCGGGCACGGCCGGGACGACACCCTGCTGCTCGACGAGCCGACCAACCACCTGGACGCCGACTCGATCGGCTGGCTGCGCGGCCACCTCGCCGCCCACCGCGGCGGCCTGGTACTGATCAGCCATGACGTACGGCTCCTCGCCGACACCGTCAACCGGGTCTTCCACCTCGACCCGGGACGCGCCGCGCTCGACGTCCACAACACCGGCTGGCAGGCGTACCTCGCCCAGCGGGAGACCGACGAGCGGCGCCGGGTGCGCGAGCGCGCCAACGCCGAGCGCAAGGCGGCGGCGCTGCACGCGCAGGCCGACCGCATCAAGTCCCGGGTGGCGACGGCGACGACGGCCCGCAGCATGGCGCGCCGGGCCGACCGGATGCTCGCCGGGCTCGACCCGGCACGGCAGGCCGAGCGCGTCGCCCGCATCCGGCTGCCCGAGCCCGCGCCCTGCGGCAGGATGCCGCTCGGCGCGGTCGCGCTCACCAAGGCGTACGGGGCGCGCCCGGTGCTCGACGGGGTGGACCTCGCGGTGGACCGGGGCAGCCGGCTCGTCGTACTCGGTCTCAACGGGGCGGGAAAGACGACCCTGTTGCGGATCCTCGCCGGTCAGGAGGTCCCCGACACCGGGCGGGTCGTGCACGGGCACGGGCTGCGGCTGGGCTACTTCGCCCAGGAGCACGACACGCTCGATCAGGGCCGTACGGTCCGGGAGAACCTCGCCGCCGCGGCTCCGCAGCTGACGGACGGTGAGGTACGGGCGGTCCTGGGCGCGTTCCTGTTCCGGGGCGACGACGCGGACAAGCCGGCCGGGGTGCTCTCCGGCGGCGAGAAGACCCGTCTCGCGCTGGCCGCGCTCGTGCACTCGGGTGCGAACGTCCTGCTCCTCGACGAGCCCACGAACAACCTGGACCCCGCCTCCCGCGACGAGGTCCTGGCCGCCCTGGGTACGTACCCGGGCGCGATCGTGATGGTCACGCACGACGAGGAGGCACTCGACGCACTGCGCCCCGAACGGGTCCTGCTGCTGCCGGACGCGGACGAGGACCTGTGGAGCGAGGAGTATCGAGGGCTCGTGAGCCTCGCCTGA
- a CDS encoding sigma factor: MHDDTFPTALDRRFDAHEEQLRRVALRMTGSPAEAEEALAAVRAGLGREDGASVRGWLTALVTRECVRGLQKRRAGHGPGHRGAAGAGGGPGAGSRPGSGSGPEVGSGPEVGSAPGVGGESVWLALFLVLDALDAEERLAYVLHDVFGLPSYETGRITGDSPEEVARLARRARERVRGHGAARTEDRTGRQRAVVDLFLAAARARDARTLAAVLDPDVIAHSERGPVHGAPAVAEGAAAFARFAEVTRPALVDGAVGAVAFVDGRPVSAVACTLRRDRIVTVSVTTGEDRVRALHLAFPDG, from the coding sequence ATGCACGACGACACCTTCCCGACCGCCCTGGACAGGCGTTTCGACGCCCACGAGGAACAACTGCGGCGTGTGGCCCTGCGGATGACGGGCTCGCCGGCCGAGGCCGAGGAGGCGCTCGCGGCGGTGCGGGCGGGGCTGGGGCGGGAGGACGGGGCGTCCGTACGGGGCTGGCTGACGGCCCTGGTCACGCGGGAGTGCGTACGGGGGCTCCAGAAGCGGCGGGCGGGCCACGGGCCCGGTCACAGGGGCGCGGCCGGAGCCGGGGGCGGCCCCGGAGCCGGGAGCAGGCCCGGGTCCGGGAGCGGGCCCGAAGTCGGCAGCGGGCCCGAAGTCGGCAGCGCACCCGGAGTCGGGGGCGAGTCCGTGTGGCTCGCGCTGTTTCTCGTACTGGACGCACTGGACGCCGAGGAGCGGCTCGCCTATGTGCTGCACGACGTGTTCGGGCTGCCGTCGTACGAGACGGGCCGCATCACCGGCGACTCCCCCGAGGAGGTGGCACGGCTGGCCCGACGGGCCCGGGAGCGGGTCCGGGGCCATGGGGCGGCCCGTACCGAGGACCGCACCGGGCGGCAGCGGGCGGTGGTGGACCTGTTCCTGGCCGCCGCACGCGCGCGTGACGCCCGTACGCTCGCGGCCGTCCTCGACCCGGACGTGATCGCCCACTCCGAGCGCGGCCCCGTGCACGGTGCGCCCGCCGTCGCCGAGGGCGCGGCCGCGTTCGCGCGGTTCGCGGAGGTGACCCGGCCCGCGCTGGTCGACGGGGCCGTCGGGGCGGTCGCCTTCGTCGACGGGCGGCCCGTCTCCGCCGTCGCGTGCACCCTCCGCCGGGACCGGATCGTCACCGTGTCCGTCACCACAGGGGAGGACCGGGTGCGCGCCCTGCACCTGGCATTTCCCGACGGGTGA
- a CDS encoding DUF1918 domain-containing protein produces MQANVGDKLLVHGRTVGHHDRTAEVLQVLGENGTPPYRVKFDDDGHEALMSPGPDTVVRHRPEAGAR; encoded by the coding sequence ATGCAGGCGAACGTGGGCGACAAACTGCTGGTGCACGGACGGACCGTCGGTCACCACGACCGTACGGCCGAGGTACTTCAGGTACTGGGGGAGAACGGCACGCCCCCGTACCGCGTCAAGTTCGACGACGACGGCCACGAGGCCCTGATGTCTCCGGGCCCCGACACCGTCGTACGCCACCGTCCGGAGGCGGGGGCGCGCTGA
- a CDS encoding methyltransferase, whose amino-acid sequence MNRLTTSWGAFTLTRHPEDPRDQLRAWDASDEYLLGHLAEEGTDLSGTVAVLGDRWGALVTALQAAGPGELVQISDSYLGRQATRANLARAGAAPDAVRLLTTQDPPPERIDVLLVRVPKSLALLEDQLHRLAPAVHEGTVVVGTGMVKEIHTSTLRLFERILGPTRTSLAVKKARLIHTTPDPAVSPRPNPWPHRYDLPADTPAPGLPGLTVTNHAGVFCADRLDIGTRFLLANLPGDIGRVRVADLGCGNGVVGLAIALHEPHAELIFTDESYQAVASAEENFRTHMGEGRKAEFLVGDGLADVPDGSVDLVLNNPPFHSHQATTDRTARRMFTDARRALRPGGELWVIGNRHLGYHVTLRRIFGNSELVASDAKFVVLRAVRQA is encoded by the coding sequence ATGAACCGTTTGACCACGTCATGGGGCGCCTTCACGCTGACCCGCCATCCCGAGGACCCGCGCGACCAGCTGCGCGCCTGGGACGCGTCCGACGAGTACCTCCTGGGCCATCTGGCCGAGGAGGGCACCGACCTGTCCGGCACCGTCGCCGTCCTCGGCGACCGCTGGGGAGCCCTCGTCACCGCACTCCAGGCCGCCGGCCCCGGGGAACTCGTCCAGATCTCCGACTCGTACCTCGGCCGGCAGGCCACCCGGGCCAACCTCGCGCGCGCCGGGGCCGCCCCGGACGCCGTCCGGCTCCTCACCACCCAGGACCCGCCGCCCGAGCGGATCGACGTCCTCCTCGTCCGCGTCCCCAAGAGCCTCGCGCTCCTGGAGGACCAGCTGCACCGGCTCGCACCCGCCGTGCACGAGGGCACCGTGGTCGTCGGCACCGGCATGGTCAAGGAGATCCACACCTCCACCCTGCGGCTCTTCGAGCGGATCCTCGGCCCCACCCGGACCTCGCTCGCGGTGAAGAAGGCGCGGCTGATCCACACCACGCCCGACCCGGCCGTCAGCCCGCGCCCGAACCCCTGGCCACACCGTTACGACCTTCCGGCCGACACCCCCGCACCCGGGCTGCCCGGTCTGACCGTCACCAACCACGCCGGGGTCTTCTGTGCCGACCGCCTCGACATCGGCACCCGCTTCCTCCTCGCGAACCTGCCCGGTGACATCGGCCGGGTCCGCGTCGCCGACCTCGGCTGCGGAAACGGCGTGGTCGGCCTCGCCATCGCGCTGCACGAGCCCCACGCGGAACTGATCTTCACCGACGAGTCGTACCAGGCGGTCGCCTCGGCCGAGGAGAACTTCCGTACGCACATGGGCGAGGGGCGCAAGGCCGAGTTCCTCGTCGGCGACGGGCTCGCGGACGTGCCCGACGGCTCGGTGGACCTCGTCCTCAACAACCCGCCGTTCCACAGCCACCAGGCCACCACCGACCGCACGGCCCGCCGGATGTTCACCGACGCGCGACGCGCGCTGCGGCCGGGCGGCGAACTGTGGGTCATCGGCAACCGTCACCTCGGCTACCACGTCACGCTCCGCCGGATCTTCGGCAACAGCGAACTGGTCGCGAGCGACGCCAAGTTCGTGGTCCTCCGCGCGGTGCGGCAGGCCTAG
- a CDS encoding family 10 glycosylhydrolase, which produces MTGAAAGAALAVTGGGVAAGAAAGTGARAAAGTAAAAAPEGPAAPVARSAFRGVWIATVFNRDWPSRTGLTAEAQRAELLAHLDTAVERRLNTVVLQVRPAADALWPSPYEPWTEVLTGTQGRDPGWDPLGTAVEEAHARGLELHAWFNPYRVAHHPDPARLVADHPARLHPEWVLPYGGKLYYNPGLPEVRRFTQDAMLDALRRYDVDAVHWDDYFYPYPVAGEVFADDETYARYGGDFPDKASWRRNNTDLLVSEMAARIKAVKPHVPFGVSPFGVWRNIAQDPEGSDTGAGLGTYDDLYADTRKWIREGWIDYVVPQLYWHIGLPTADYATLLRWWDAVVRGTGVDLYIGEALYKAGDPAQPTAWQDPEELSRHLELAATAPAVGGHCFFAAKEVAADPIGAMATVVADHYPTRVRPPR; this is translated from the coding sequence GTGACGGGAGCGGCCGCCGGGGCGGCGCTGGCCGTGACGGGCGGAGGCGTGGCGGCGGGCGCCGCAGCGGGAACGGGCGCGCGAGCGGCTGCCGGGACGGCCGCCGCCGCCGCGCCGGAGGGGCCCGCGGCGCCGGTCGCCCGCTCCGCGTTCCGCGGTGTGTGGATCGCCACGGTCTTCAACCGCGACTGGCCCTCCCGTACCGGGCTGACAGCGGAGGCGCAGCGTGCCGAGCTCCTCGCCCACCTGGACACCGCCGTCGAGCGCCGGCTCAACACGGTGGTCCTCCAGGTCCGGCCGGCCGCCGACGCGCTCTGGCCCTCGCCGTACGAACCGTGGACGGAGGTCCTCACCGGGACGCAGGGCCGCGACCCCGGCTGGGACCCGCTGGGCACGGCCGTGGAGGAGGCCCATGCGCGGGGGCTCGAACTGCACGCCTGGTTCAACCCGTACCGCGTGGCCCATCACCCGGACCCGGCCCGGCTCGTCGCCGACCATCCGGCCCGGCTCCACCCCGAGTGGGTGCTGCCGTACGGCGGGAAGCTGTACTACAACCCGGGGCTGCCCGAGGTCCGGCGGTTCACCCAGGACGCGATGCTGGACGCGCTGCGGCGCTACGACGTCGACGCCGTGCACTGGGACGACTACTTCTATCCGTACCCGGTGGCCGGGGAGGTCTTCGCCGACGACGAGACGTACGCGCGGTACGGCGGGGACTTCCCCGACAAGGCGTCCTGGCGGCGGAACAACACCGACCTGCTGGTCTCGGAGATGGCGGCCCGGATCAAGGCCGTCAAGCCGCACGTGCCCTTCGGTGTGAGCCCCTTCGGGGTCTGGCGGAACATCGCCCAGGACCCGGAGGGCTCGGACACCGGGGCCGGGCTCGGCACCTACGACGACCTGTACGCCGACACCCGGAAGTGGATCCGGGAGGGCTGGATCGACTACGTCGTGCCGCAGCTGTACTGGCACATCGGTCTGCCCACCGCCGACTACGCCACGCTGCTGCGCTGGTGGGACGCGGTGGTACGGGGCACCGGCGTCGATCTCTACATCGGCGAGGCGCTCTACAAGGCGGGCGATCCCGCCCAGCCCACGGCGTGGCAGGACCCCGAGGAGCTCTCACGCCATCTGGAACTCGCCGCCACCGCTCCGGCGGTCGGCGGGCACTGCTTCTTCGCCGCGAAAGAGGTCGCGGCGGATCCGATCGGGGCGATGGCCACCGTGGTGGCCGATCACTACCCGACCAGAGTCCGTCCGCCGCGGTGA
- a CDS encoding 3-hydroxybutyryl-CoA dehydrogenase — MADIERVGVVGCGQMGAGIAEVCARSGLEVRVAETTGEALEIGRTRLYNSLAKAAERGKISEEERDATLARLSFTTDLGEFADRDLVIEAVVENEQVKTEIFQVLDQVMTRPDAILASNTSSIPLVKLAVATSRPDQVIGIHFFNPAPVQKLVELIPALTTSEGTISRAQAFAEKTLGKHAIRAQDRSGFVVNALLVPYLLSAIRMFESGIASRDDIDNGMEFGCAHPMGPLKLSDLIGLDTIASIADSMYAEFKEPLYAAPPLLQRMVDAGRLGRKTGSGFYPYP; from the coding sequence ATGGCCGACATTGAGCGCGTCGGAGTGGTGGGCTGCGGCCAGATGGGCGCGGGCATCGCAGAGGTGTGTGCCCGGAGCGGCCTTGAGGTGAGGGTCGCCGAGACCACCGGCGAGGCGCTGGAGATCGGCCGCACACGGCTCTACAACTCGCTGGCGAAGGCCGCCGAACGCGGCAAGATCAGCGAGGAGGAGCGGGACGCGACGCTCGCCCGCCTCAGCTTCACCACCGACCTGGGCGAGTTCGCCGACCGCGACCTCGTCATCGAGGCGGTCGTGGAGAACGAGCAGGTCAAGACCGAGATCTTCCAGGTCCTCGACCAGGTGATGACCCGCCCGGACGCCATCCTGGCCTCGAACACGTCCTCGATCCCGCTGGTGAAGCTGGCCGTGGCGACCTCCCGCCCCGACCAGGTCATCGGCATCCACTTCTTCAACCCGGCCCCGGTGCAGAAGCTCGTCGAGCTGATCCCGGCCCTCACCACCTCCGAGGGCACCATCAGCCGGGCCCAGGCCTTCGCGGAGAAGACCCTCGGCAAGCACGCGATCCGCGCGCAGGACCGCTCGGGCTTCGTGGTCAACGCGCTGCTCGTGCCGTACCTGCTGTCCGCGATCCGGATGTTCGAGTCGGGCATCGCGAGCCGCGACGACATCGACAACGGCATGGAGTTCGGCTGCGCCCACCCGATGGGCCCGCTGAAGCTCTCCGACCTGATCGGCCTCGACACGATCGCCTCGATCGCCGACTCGATGTACGCCGAGTTCAAGGAGCCGCTGTACGCCGCTCCCCCGCTGCTCCAGCGCATGGTGGACGCGGGCCGGCTCGGCCGCAAGACGGGCTCGGGCTTCTACCCGTACCCCTGA
- a CDS encoding PLP-dependent aminotransferase family protein — MSERSSVAELAHSLRSELNRYSPGGKLPSSRALVERYRVSPVTVTRALAQLAAEGLVVTRPGAGAFRAEPRTATPATGDTSWQEVALSADTATELVPRAVDASGVLVTLAAPPPGVIEFNGGYLHPSLQPERALAAALARAGRRPGAWGRPPTDGLPELREWFAREIGGSITAADLLITAGGQSAITTALRALAPPGTPVLVESPTYPGMLAVARAAGLRPVPVPADADGVRPELLEAAFRATGARVFVCQPLFQNPTGAVLGPERRREVLRIARAAGAFVVEDDFARRLAHDDAPPLPAPLAAEDPDGVVVHVCSLTKATSPSLRVGALAARGPVLERLRAIQVVDSFFVPRPLQEAALELVGSPAWHRHLRAVAQELKSRRDLLSGALAHRLPTFGLPHIPYGGYHLWLRLPDGVPEAELLAAALRAGVAAAPGRPYFCAEPPAGHIRLSFAGVAGPTEIAEGVRRLRTAVDELTA; from the coding sequence ATGAGTGAGCGTAGCAGTGTCGCAGAACTGGCGCATTCGTTGAGATCTGAGCTGAACCGCTACTCACCTGGTGGAAAGCTCCCGTCGAGTCGCGCCCTCGTCGAGCGCTACCGGGTCTCCCCGGTGACCGTCACCCGGGCCCTCGCGCAGCTCGCCGCCGAGGGGCTCGTCGTCACCCGCCCCGGCGCCGGCGCCTTCCGCGCCGAGCCCCGTACCGCCACCCCCGCCACGGGCGACACCTCCTGGCAGGAGGTCGCCCTCAGCGCCGACACCGCCACCGAACTCGTCCCCCGGGCCGTCGACGCCTCCGGTGTCCTCGTCACCCTCGCCGCCCCGCCACCCGGCGTGATCGAATTCAACGGCGGCTACCTCCACCCCTCCCTCCAGCCGGAGCGGGCCCTCGCCGCCGCCCTCGCCCGCGCCGGACGCCGACCCGGCGCCTGGGGGCGGCCGCCCACCGACGGCCTGCCCGAGCTGCGCGAGTGGTTCGCCCGGGAGATCGGCGGCAGCATCACCGCCGCCGACCTCCTCATCACCGCCGGCGGTCAGTCCGCCATCACCACCGCCCTGCGCGCCCTCGCCCCGCCCGGCACCCCCGTCCTCGTCGAGTCGCCGACCTACCCGGGCATGCTCGCCGTCGCCCGCGCCGCAGGGCTGCGCCCCGTCCCCGTCCCCGCCGACGCCGACGGGGTCCGTCCCGAGCTCCTCGAAGCCGCGTTCCGCGCCACCGGCGCCCGCGTCTTCGTCTGCCAGCCGCTCTTCCAGAACCCGACCGGGGCGGTCCTCGGCCCCGAGCGGCGCCGCGAGGTGCTCCGTATCGCCCGCGCCGCCGGAGCCTTCGTCGTCGAGGACGACTTCGCCCGCCGGCTCGCCCACGACGACGCGCCGCCGCTCCCCGCTCCGCTCGCCGCCGAGGACCCCGACGGCGTCGTCGTCCACGTCTGCTCCCTCACCAAGGCCACCTCGCCGAGCCTGCGGGTCGGCGCCCTCGCCGCCCGCGGCCCCGTCCTGGAACGCCTCCGCGCCATCCAGGTCGTCGACAGCTTCTTCGTCCCCCGGCCGCTCCAGGAGGCCGCGCTCGAACTCGTCGGCTCGCCCGCCTGGCACCGGCACCTGCGGGCCGTCGCCCAGGAACTCAAGAGCCGTCGGGACCTGCTGAGCGGAGCCCTCGCCCACCGGCTGCCCACGTTCGGCCTGCCGCACATCCCGTACGGCGGCTACCACCTCTGGCTCCGGCTCCCCGACGGCGTCCCGGAGGCGGAGCTGCTCGCCGCGGCCCTGCGGGCCGGTGTCGCCGCGGCTCCCGGCCGCCCGTACTTCTGCGCCGAACCCCCCGCCGGGCACATCCGGCTGAGTTTCGCGGGTGTCGCGGGCCCCACGGAGATCGCGGAGGGCGTGCGCCGCCTGCGGACGGCGGTCGACGAGCTCACCGCCTGA